Proteins encoded together in one Marinobacter sp. Arc7-DN-1 window:
- a CDS encoding ABC transporter substrate-binding protein yields MRKLTSAAILCALSIPAMAQADCGEVSITEMSWASNTVVTNVAKFIMEQGYGCDVTIVPSDTVPAVTSVAENGEPDIVTELWLNSAGEAYLRLEEQGKVERLGKVLDPGGIEGWWIPTYLAEKNPELTTIEGVMANPELVGGTFNNCPDGWGCRVVSDNLIRALDLKGSGIKVFNHGSGETLASSMASAVQKKEPWFGYYWGPTVPLGKYDMTRVELGEYKPEVHTKNQTANAKNPGVSEFPAATVLTSVTKDFKEREPDVAEMLSKLTFKTSTMSSVLAWMDANNASGEEAAVYYLSNNSDEWSTWLNDSARQRLAKILNN; encoded by the coding sequence ATGCGAAAGCTTACGTCTGCTGCAATACTTTGCGCGCTTTCAATACCCGCCATGGCCCAGGCCGATTGCGGCGAGGTATCCATCACCGAGATGAGCTGGGCTTCCAATACGGTCGTTACCAACGTGGCCAAATTCATTATGGAGCAGGGTTACGGCTGCGACGTGACTATTGTTCCATCCGACACCGTGCCCGCGGTGACCTCGGTTGCCGAAAATGGCGAACCGGACATTGTTACCGAGCTGTGGCTGAACTCGGCGGGCGAAGCCTACCTGCGCCTGGAAGAACAGGGCAAGGTAGAGCGGCTCGGCAAGGTGCTGGATCCAGGCGGCATTGAAGGCTGGTGGATTCCGACCTACCTCGCGGAAAAGAACCCCGAACTCACCACCATCGAAGGCGTGATGGCCAATCCGGAACTGGTGGGAGGCACATTCAACAACTGTCCGGACGGCTGGGGCTGCCGGGTTGTCAGCGATAACCTGATTCGGGCGCTGGACCTGAAAGGGTCCGGCATCAAAGTCTTTAACCACGGTTCTGGTGAAACTCTGGCGTCTTCCATGGCGTCGGCCGTACAGAAGAAAGAGCCCTGGTTCGGCTACTATTGGGGGCCGACCGTGCCTCTGGGCAAGTACGACATGACCCGGGTTGAGCTGGGCGAATACAAGCCCGAAGTGCACACGAAAAACCAGACCGCCAATGCGAAAAATCCGGGCGTTTCCGAATTCCCGGCAGCGACCGTCCTGACGTCGGTAACCAAGGATTTCAAAGAGCGTGAACCGGACGTTGCCGAGATGCTCAGCAAGCTGACGTTCAAAACCTCCACCATGAGCTCGGTTCTGGCATGGATGGACGCCAACAATGCCTCTGGTGAGGAGGCTGCTGTGTATTATCTCAGCAACAACAGTGACGAATGGTCAACCTGGCTGAACGACTCGGCCAGACAACGGCTGGCTAAGATTCTCAACAACTGA
- a CDS encoding ABC transporter permease, whose protein sequence is MATYDSLFSSLGLKKWCSEGTNNGPMSMADLLNKTRGESAEPTSLWELPFPSMDALNESCSAFPQSRELTKGLEQGFLAVKDSLSLVLDPLTQPLSWFLDGALYAMLSTPWWIIIPLLLAVVYVVTKSWKLMLFVGGSIVLLAFIDHYDYAMQTLAIILVSAFLCVLLGVPVGIAMARSNTLQRLIIPVLDMLQTLPPFVYLIPLIFLFSVTESKLYGIAIILYAIVPVIRLTNLGIRLVDKDVIEAADAFGMTPRQKLYKVQIPLALPNIMAGVNQTIMMSLAMVVIASLVSAPGLGVLVLRGIRNLELGVGLVSGLGIVILAVILDRVTKASLARINVSQKQ, encoded by the coding sequence ATGGCAACCTACGATTCCCTGTTTTCATCATTAGGCCTAAAAAAATGGTGCTCGGAAGGCACAAACAACGGCCCCATGTCGATGGCCGATTTGCTGAACAAAACCAGGGGAGAAAGCGCCGAACCAACATCGCTTTGGGAACTGCCGTTCCCATCCATGGATGCACTGAACGAGTCCTGTTCCGCCTTCCCCCAATCCCGGGAACTGACCAAGGGGCTTGAGCAGGGTTTTCTGGCGGTGAAGGACAGCCTAAGCCTGGTGCTCGACCCACTGACCCAGCCACTCAGCTGGTTCCTCGATGGCGCGCTTTACGCCATGCTCAGCACGCCCTGGTGGATTATTATTCCACTGTTGCTGGCGGTTGTTTATGTGGTGACCAAATCCTGGAAGTTGATGCTTTTTGTCGGGGGCAGCATCGTGCTTCTGGCGTTTATTGATCATTACGACTACGCCATGCAAACCCTGGCGATTATTCTTGTCAGCGCTTTTCTCTGTGTGCTGCTCGGGGTGCCGGTCGGCATTGCCATGGCCCGAAGCAATACACTCCAGCGACTGATCATACCGGTGCTGGACATGCTGCAGACGCTGCCGCCATTCGTGTACCTGATCCCACTGATTTTCCTGTTCAGTGTCACCGAATCAAAACTCTACGGCATCGCGATCATCCTCTACGCCATCGTTCCCGTGATCCGGCTGACCAATCTCGGTATACGGCTGGTTGATAAGGACGTCATTGAAGCTGCCGACGCCTTCGGCATGACGCCCCGACAAAAGCTCTACAAGGTCCAGATTCCGCTGGCCCTGCCCAACATCATGGCGGGTGTGAACCAGACCATCATGATGAGCCTTGCCATGGTTGTTATCGCCTCCCTGGTGTCCGCGCCCGGGCTTGGGGTGCTGGTTCTGCGTGGCATACGTAATCTGGAACTGGGCGTTGGTCTGGTATCCGGCCTGGGCATCGTGATCCTGGCGGTCATTCTCGACCGGGTAACCAAGGCATCACTGGCACGTATCAACGTTTCGCAGAAGCAGTGA